One Miscanthus floridulus cultivar M001 chromosome 11, ASM1932011v1, whole genome shotgun sequence DNA window includes the following coding sequences:
- the LOC136491669 gene encoding uncharacterized protein — protein MDRSWIPNGRPFSSTFITGVDEVMDIVKQKYLEQKIPCPYTHCLNKVVKTWQEVKDDLLIHRMPPTYTTWIHHGEEGGGTDIIEPSDVHGSHHDGWIEEEEQEDHDNNILPYFDDLVQNLLTSEERAGRVPKFERMLDELKQSVSSGSTFSRFSFLVRLLYIKSHYRVSNNYFDALLALLLDAFPSSNVPKSCEEACKYIRELGQGYESIHVCKNNCVLFWGDREELQACPKCKESRWEDTDGSRQVPHKVLRHFPLIPRLQRIFAARGIATNAEGHETKREKNTGEISHPADGEAWQDFDRKHPTFVDDPRNLRLAIATDGFNPFGNFSSTYSMWPIL, from the coding sequence ATGGACAGATCCTGGATTCCTAATGGGAGACCATTCTCATCAACGTTCATCACAGGAGTTGATGAGGTCATGGATATAGTTAAACAAAAATATCTAGAGCAAAAGATCCCTTGCCCATATACACATTGTCTTAACAAGGTGGTTAAAACTTGGCAGGAGGTGAAGGACGACTTACTTATACATAGAATGCCacccacatacaccacatggattcatcatggggaagagggaggaggtactgacattatagagccatcagatgtgcatggatctcatcatgatggttggattgaggaggaggagcaggaggaccaTGACAATAACATATTACCATATTTTGATGATTTAGTTCAAAACCTGTTGACATCTGAAGAGCGGGCTGGAAGAGTTCCAAAGTTTGAAAGAATGTTGGATGAGTTGAAGCAATCAGTTTCTTCTGgatctaccttctcaagattctccttccttgtcaggttgctctatatcaagtcccactatcGAGTTAGCAACAACTATTTTGATGCACTATTAGCATTGCTGTTAGATGCATTCCCTAGTAGCAACGTACCAAAATCATGTGAGGAGGCATGCAAATATATTCGAGAATTGGGACAAGGTTATGAAagtatccatgtgtgcaagaacaactGTGTGTTGTTTTGGGGTGATCGTGAGGAATTGCAAGCGTGCCCAAAATGCAAAGAGTCTAGATGGGAGGATACAGATGGTAGCAGGCAGGTTCCTCATAAGGTGTTGAGGCATTTTCCTCTAATACCGAGGTTGCAGAGGATCTTTGCTGCTCGAGGAATAGCAACGAACGCCGAAGGGCATGAGACTAAGCGAGAGAAGAATACCGGTGAAATAAGCCATCCAGCAGATGGGGAGGCATGGCAGGACTTTGATAGAAAGCACCCAACTTTTGTAGATGATCCAAGGAACTTGAGGCTTGCCATCGCCACAgatggtttcaatccatttggcaacttTAGCTCGACATATAGTATGTGGCCTATTCTATAA